Proteins from a genomic interval of Lolium perenne isolate Kyuss_39 chromosome 1, Kyuss_2.0, whole genome shotgun sequence:
- the LOC127301090 gene encoding pre-mRNA-processing protein 40C isoform X3: MPMLACLLGMNHSVQVPMFARPASLQPPAPGQLPRPNGPFPGAMAPNPLGSIRLPFPVPPSTSNIHYGANPQQGNPDVSASKSDVPSAPEASPHTMQSLPPRPEVFGTVEGSAPGQSSSNLSTPPSLLGRPTTPSAPSLPQTSPSGAVPRTAQQQFYPSHPSAPGIIPPQPLWGYPTQPTSFQQAPFYSYPPGPLGPLGRPMIGTSAVTTSLTNIQPPGITTGGDPKEPPSTNPGSVQPIHSSVEPHPTGLEHKSTTGIQDSDAWSAHKTEAGVLYYYNALTGESTYQRPPGYKGELEKVAAQPIPASWDKISGTDWSIVTTSDGKKYYYDNKQKISSWQLPPEVAELNKNADSGSLKGSSTSLQEAGTIGNKGEISGEISTPAIQTGGRDSLPLRQTVVPASPSALDLIKKKLQDAGAFSVSSPLATPSSTASELNGSKPAEGAPKGQQGSNNGEKSKDNSGNENISDSSSDSDDEEHGPSKDDCIREFKEMLKERGVAPFSKWEKELPKLVFDARFKAIPSHSTRRAIFDHFVRTRADEERKEKRAAQKAAVEAFKHLLEEASEDIDPKMGYQEFERKRGTDPRFEALDRKEREALFKEKVRAIEEKFQSARNAVITDFKSMLRECKDIISTSRWTKVKEKFRSDPRYKAVKHEERENAFNEYIAELKSAEREVEQAAKAKVDEQAKLRERERETRKRKEREEQEMERVKLKIRRKDAESSYQALLVEIIKDPKASWTESKPKLEKDPQGRALNPDLGQGDAEKLFRDHVKDLYERCVRDFRALLSEAITPEIATRTTDEGKTAVSSWSEAKGLLRSDPRYNKVASKDRESIWRRYVDDMARKLKKSDTEKPDTDARQQHRSSDPSRRR, from the exons ATGCCAATGCTAGCCTGCCTACTG GGCATGAACCATTCTGTCCAAGTTCCTATGTTTGCTCGGCCAGCATCCTTGCAGCCTCCAGCTCCTGGGCAATTACCTCGCCCAAATGGACCATTCCCAGGAGCTATGGCACCAAATCCTCTGGGATCTATTCGGTTGCCATTTCCAGTGCCACCCAGTACTTCCAATATTCATTATGGAGCCAACCCACAACAG GGTAACCCAGATGTTAGTGCTTCGAAGTCAGATGTCCCAAGTGCCCCAGAGGCAAGTCCCCATACCATGCAGTCACTGCCACCCCGCCCTGAGGTTTTTGGGACTGTTGAGGGTTCTGCACCTGGACAAAGTTCTTCAAACTTGTCAACTCCACCAAGCCTCCTTGGGAGGCCTACAACCCCATCTGCTCCTTCTTTGCCTCAAACATCACCATCAGGTGCTGTTCCACGGACTGCTCAGCAACAGTTTTATCCATCCCATCCTTCAGCACCTGGTATTATTCCACCTCAACCTTTATGGGGATATCCTACACAACCTACTAGTTTTCAGCAGGCTCCTTTCTATTCATATCCACCGGGACCTCTTGGACCTCTTGGTAGACCAATGATTGGAACTTCTgctgtgactacatccttgaccaACATTCAACCACCTGGCATTACAACTGGTGGAGATCCCAAGGAACCACCGTCAACAAATCCAGGATCTGTGCAGCCCATTCATAGTTCAGTTGAACCCCATCCAACAG GGCTGGAGCACAAAAGTACTACTGGTATTCAAGATTCTGATGCGTGGTCTGCCCACAAAACAGAAGCGGGTGTTTTATATTATTACAATGCATTGACAGGAGAATCAACTTATCAAAGACCACCTGGTTATAAGGGGGAG CTCGAGAAGGTTGCAGCTCAACCAATTCCAGCTTCTTG GGACAAAATTTCTGGCACAGACTGGAGTATAGTAACTACAAGTGATGGAAAGAAATACTACTATGACAATAAACAAAAG ATAAGCAGCTGGCAACTTCCGCCAGAGGTGGCTGAGCTCAACAAGAATGCTGATTCTGGTAGCTTGAAAGGAAGTTCAACTTCACTGCAGGAGGCTGGCACAATAGGAAATAAGGGAGAAATAAGTGGTGAAATAAGTACTCCTGCCATACAGACAGGTGGCCGTGATTCGTTGCCACTTCGGCAAACAGTTGTCCCTGCATCGCCTTCTGCTTTGGATTTAATAAAGAAGAAATTGCAGGACGCTGGTGCTTTCAGTGTGTCCTCTCCTCTTGCTACTCCTTCATCTACTGCATCTGAGTTGAATGGATCTAAACCAGCTGAGGGTGCACCTAAGGGACAGCAAGGCTCAAATAACGGTGAGAAATCAAAGGATAACAGTGGCAATGAAAATATTTCAGATTCCTCTTCAGATTCAGATGACGAGGAACATGGACCAAGTAAAGATGACTGTATTCGTGAGTTTAAG GAGATGCTAAAGGAACGAGGAGTAGCACCGTTTTCAAAGTGGGAGAAGGAACTACCAAAACTAGTGTTTGATGCACGCTTTAAG GCTATTCCTAGCCACTCAACAAGAAGGGCTATATTTGACCACTTTGTTCGAACACGTGCTGATGAGGAACGGAAAGAGAAGAGAGCTGCTCAGAAGGCTGCTGTGGAGGCATTTAAACATCTACTAGAAGAAGCATCTGAG GACATTGATCCCAAAATGGGCTACCAGGAATTTGAAAGAAAAAGGGGTACTGACCCAAGATTTGAAGCCTTGGATCGAAAAGAAAGGGAGGCTCTTTTCAAGGAGAA GGTGAGGGCTATTGAAGAGAAATTTCAATCAGCACGGAATGCTGTCATAACTGACTTCAAATCAATGCTTCGAGAATGTAAAGATATTATTTCGACTAGCCGTTGGACCAAA GTGAAAGAAAAATTCCGGAGTGATCCAAGGTATAAAGCCGTAAAGCATGAAGAGAGAGAAAATGCTTTCAATGAATACATAGCAGAACTTAAATCCGCTGAACGGGAAGTGGAGCAAGCTGCAAAGGCCAAAGTGGATGAACAA GCCAAGTTAAGGGAGAGGGAACGCGAAACTCGCAAAAGGAAAGAAAGAGAAGAGCAGGAAATGGAGAGAGTAAAATTGAAGATCCGAAGAAAAGACGCCGAGTCTTCATATCAGGCTTTACTTGTTGAAATTATAAAAGACCCGAAG GCATCATGGACAGAATCCAAGCCAAAACTTGAAAAGGACCCACAAGGTCGTGCTTTAAATCCTGACTTAGGCCAAGGTGATGCTGAGAAGTTATTCCGTGATCATGTCAAGGACTTGTATGAG CGTTGTGTCCGTGACTTCCGGGCACTTCTATCTGAGGCCATTACCCCAGAGATAGCAACCCGGACGACAGATGAAGGAAAGACTGCAGTTAGCTCTTGGAGCGAAGCAAAAGGCCTTTTGAGATCTGACCCAAGATACAATAAAGTGGCGAGCAAAGACCGTGAGTCTATTTGGCGACGGTATGTGGATGATATGGCAAGAAAACTTAAAAAGTCAGATACAGAGAAACCAGATACCGATGCGAGACAGC